A genomic stretch from Flavobacterium humidisoli includes:
- a CDS encoding beta-ketoacyl-ACP synthase III, whose translation MNTITAAITAVGAYVPDFVLSNQVLETMVDTNDEWITARTGIKERRILKDADKGTSYLAIQAAKDLIAKANIDPLEIDMIIMATATPDMMVASTGVFVATEIGATNAFAYDLQAACSSFLYGMSTAAAYVQSGRYKKVLLIGADKMSSIVDYTDRATCIIFGDGAGAVLFEPNYEGLGLQDEYLRSDGVGRDFLKIPAGGSLIPPSEDTVKNRQHNIMQDGKTVFKYAVTNMADASELILQRNNLTNQDVDWLVPHQANKRIIDATAGRLELEDSKVLVNIEKYGNTTSGTLPLVLADFENKLKKGDNIIFAAFGGGFTWGSIYLKWAYDKK comes from the coding sequence ATGAATACAATCACAGCCGCCATTACCGCTGTTGGAGCTTATGTTCCTGACTTCGTTCTTTCGAACCAAGTATTAGAAACAATGGTTGATACCAATGATGAGTGGATTACCGCTCGAACAGGAATTAAAGAAAGAAGAATTCTTAAAGATGCTGATAAAGGTACATCTTACCTTGCTATACAAGCAGCAAAGGATTTAATTGCAAAAGCAAATATTGATCCGCTTGAGATTGATATGATTATAATGGCAACTGCGACACCAGATATGATGGTGGCTTCTACAGGAGTATTTGTTGCAACAGAAATTGGAGCCACAAATGCATTTGCATACGATTTGCAAGCGGCATGTTCAAGTTTCTTATACGGAATGTCTACAGCTGCAGCGTATGTTCAGTCTGGACGTTACAAAAAAGTACTTTTAATTGGTGCCGATAAAATGTCATCTATTGTAGATTATACTGATAGAGCAACTTGTATTATTTTTGGAGATGGAGCTGGAGCAGTTCTTTTCGAACCAAATTATGAAGGTTTAGGTTTGCAGGATGAATATTTAAGAAGTGATGGTGTAGGGCGTGACTTTCTTAAAATACCTGCAGGAGGTTCTTTGATTCCTCCTTCTGAAGATACTGTAAAAAACAGACAGCACAATATTATGCAAGACGGTAAAACTGTTTTCAAATATGCTGTAACTAATATGGCAGATGCTAGTGAATTGATTTTACAGAGAAATAACTTGACAAATCAAGATGTTGACTGGTTAGTGCCACACCAAGCTAATAAACGTATTATTGATGCTACTGCAGGAAGATTAGAATTGGAAGATTCTAAAGTTCTAGTAAACATCGAAAAATATGGTAATACTACTTCTGGAACTTTACCATTAGTATTGGCTGATTTTGAAAATAAGCTTAAAAAGGGAGATAACATTATCTTTGCCGCTTTTGGTGGTGGATTCACTTGGGGATCTATCTATTTAAAATGGGCTTACGATAAAAAATAA
- the rpmF gene encoding 50S ribosomal protein L32: protein MAHPKRKTSKTRRDKRRTHYKATVAQIATCPITGEAHLYHRAYWHEGKMYYRGQVVIDKSEAVA, encoded by the coding sequence ATGGCACATCCTAAGAGAAAAACCTCGAAAACAAGAAGAGATAAGAGAAGAACACATTACAAAGCTACTGTAGCTCAAATCGCTACATGTCCTATTACAGGTGAGGCGCATTTATACCACAGAGCTTACTGGCATGAAGGTAAAATGTACTACAGAGGGCAAGTTGTTATCGATAAATCTGAAGCGGTTGCTTAA
- a CDS encoding YceD family protein, which produces MSKTKEFLIPFVGLKLGKHHFEYQINNEFFKNFEYDEFQSSDIKVNLLFEKKSTMLELEFKHKGTVNVPCDLTGEDFDLPIKGKMKLIVRFGDEFNDDNEELLILPHGEHEVDIAQYIYEMIALSVPHKRIHPGVKDGSLQTEALTKLNELSVKEQKEESNKEEDIDPRWEKLKKLLTDK; this is translated from the coding sequence ATGAGCAAAACAAAAGAATTTTTAATTCCTTTCGTAGGATTAAAACTAGGAAAACACCATTTTGAGTATCAAATAAATAACGAGTTCTTTAAGAATTTTGAATACGATGAGTTTCAAAGTTCGGATATTAAAGTTAATTTACTTTTCGAAAAGAAAAGTACCATGTTAGAGTTAGAATTCAAACACAAAGGAACAGTAAATGTGCCTTGTGATCTAACAGGCGAAGATTTTGATTTACCTATAAAAGGGAAAATGAAGTTAATTGTTCGCTTTGGAGACGAATTTAATGATGATAATGAAGAATTGTTGATTTTGCCACATGGTGAACATGAGGTAGATATAGCGCAATATATTTATGAAATGATCGCGCTTTCTGTACCTCACAAGAGAATTCATCCAGGTGTTAAAGACGGAAGTCTACAAACAGAGGCTTTGACAAAACTAAATGAGTTAAGTGTAAAAGAACAAAAGGAAGAGAGTAACAAAGAAGAAGATATTGACCCGCGTTGGGAAAAATTAAAGAAACTATTAACGGATAAATAA
- the pdxA gene encoding 4-hydroxythreonine-4-phosphate dehydrogenase PdxA, with protein MNKKAENIIVGISVGDLNGIGSEVILKTFEDSRMLELCTPVIFANAKILSFVRKSFTSTVQFHGVDKLDQIVPGKINVLNLWREGVDISFGVNDPKIGEYAIKSFTAATKALKDGEIDVLVTAPINKYNIQSEDFKFPGHTDYLNQELEGDALMMMVQDNLRVGLITDHVPLNEVASHLTEELITKKIETIRKSLIQDFSIVKPKIAVLGLNPHAGDGGVIGKEDDLILKPTLKEIFDSGTMVFGPFPADGFFGSSQYEKYDAIVAMYHDQGLIPFKTLSFGKGVNYTAGLNKVRTSPDHGTAYDIAGKDMADYNSFKEAVYLAIDIFRSRNQYEEISQKPLKIKEKQL; from the coding sequence ATGAATAAAAAAGCAGAAAATATAATTGTTGGAATTTCAGTGGGAGATTTAAACGGTATTGGAAGCGAAGTTATACTGAAAACATTCGAAGATTCTCGTATGTTGGAATTGTGTACGCCGGTTATTTTTGCAAATGCTAAAATTCTTTCATTCGTTAGAAAGAGCTTTACATCGACAGTTCAATTTCATGGAGTTGATAAATTAGATCAAATCGTTCCAGGTAAAATAAATGTTCTGAATCTTTGGAGAGAAGGGGTTGATATAAGCTTTGGAGTAAATGATCCTAAAATAGGTGAATATGCAATTAAGTCTTTTACGGCAGCAACAAAAGCTTTAAAAGATGGTGAAATAGATGTTTTAGTAACGGCTCCTATTAATAAATACAATATACAGTCTGAGGATTTTAAATTTCCTGGGCACACCGATTATTTGAATCAGGAATTAGAAGGCGATGCGCTAATGATGATGGTTCAAGATAATTTGCGAGTAGGCTTAATTACAGATCATGTGCCGTTAAACGAAGTGGCTTCTCATTTGACAGAAGAATTGATAACAAAAAAAATAGAAACTATTAGAAAATCTTTGATCCAGGATTTTAGTATAGTGAAGCCAAAAATTGCAGTTTTAGGACTGAATCCGCATGCTGGTGATGGCGGTGTGATTGGAAAAGAAGACGATCTGATTTTGAAGCCAACTTTAAAGGAAATCTTCGATTCGGGAACAATGGTTTTTGGTCCATTTCCTGCGGATGGTTTTTTTGGAAGCAGTCAATATGAGAAATATGATGCTATCGTGGCAATGTATCACGATCAAGGATTAATTCCGTTTAAGACATTGTCTTTTGGAAAAGGCGTGAATTATACAGCAGGTTTAAATAAAGTTAGAACCTCTCCAGACCACGGTACAGCTTATGATATTGCTGGTAAAGATATGGCAGATTATAATTCTTTTAAAGAAGCAGTCTATCTTGCGATTGATATTTTTCGCTCGCGTAATCAGTATGAGGAGATTAGCCAAAAACCTCTTAAAATAAAAGAAAAACAGTTATAA
- a CDS encoding riboflavin synthase — protein MFTGIIETLGRIHEIQKDQNNLHITVDSSITHELKIDQSVSHNGICLTVVAIKDSLYTVTAIDETILKTNISDWKTGDIVNLERGMKLGDRLDGHIVQGHVDQTGTCVKIEEANGSWNYTFEYDKNQNNITIEKGSITVNGVSLTVVNSKTNEFSVSIIPYTYEHTNFKDFKVGTKINLEFDVVGKYISRLYSINK, from the coding sequence ATGTTCACAGGAATTATAGAAACACTCGGAAGGATTCACGAAATTCAAAAAGATCAAAACAATCTTCACATAACAGTTGACTCATCAATAACCCACGAATTAAAAATAGACCAAAGCGTTTCTCACAATGGAATATGCCTTACAGTAGTAGCCATTAAAGATTCTCTTTATACCGTGACGGCAATCGACGAAACTATTCTAAAAACTAATATTAGCGATTGGAAAACTGGCGACATTGTAAATCTAGAAAGAGGAATGAAACTTGGTGACCGTCTGGATGGACATATTGTACAGGGCCACGTAGACCAAACTGGAACCTGTGTTAAAATTGAAGAAGCAAACGGAAGTTGGAATTATACTTTTGAATACGACAAAAATCAAAACAATATCACAATCGAAAAAGGTTCGATTACAGTAAACGGAGTCAGCCTTACGGTTGTAAATTCTAAAACGAATGAATTTAGCGTTTCAATTATTCCGTATACTTATGAACACACTAATTTTAAAGATTTCAAAGTTGGAACAAAAATCAACCTTGAATTTGACGTAGTAGGAAAATAT